A window of Pseudomonas guangdongensis contains these coding sequences:
- a CDS encoding substrate-binding periplasmic protein, whose product MARLFLLLLCLAGLGTAQAQVRAFDDIVASGVLKVAVYEDFPPYSFRADGQARGVDVELAQKLADSQGLALELLWVAPGEKLEDDLRNFVWKGHYLRPDVLADVMLRVPYDREFSYKRNELGELVNELVVMFGPYQRERWQVAHDTRRLAEVPSVAVFGYHPIGVELESVPSFYMSSVFGGRMSRNTRHFASPPLAFAAMREGQVDAVMAMRGEIDWLLHEAGDPQLKAADNAYPEMGRQQWDIGMAVHESNRQLAYALEGGLVELIGSGELAKIYARYGLRYEVPELYEGEVQAQTRGD is encoded by the coding sequence ATGGCGCGCCTGTTCCTGCTGTTGCTGTGCCTGGCCGGGCTGGGAACGGCCCAGGCACAGGTACGTGCCTTCGACGACATCGTCGCCTCGGGCGTGCTCAAGGTGGCGGTGTACGAAGACTTCCCCCCCTACAGCTTCCGCGCCGACGGCCAGGCGCGGGGCGTCGACGTCGAGCTGGCGCAGAAGCTGGCCGACAGCCAGGGCCTGGCCCTCGAACTGCTGTGGGTCGCGCCGGGCGAGAAGCTCGAAGACGACCTGCGCAATTTCGTCTGGAAGGGCCACTACCTGCGCCCGGACGTGCTGGCCGACGTGATGCTGCGGGTGCCCTACGACCGCGAGTTTTCCTACAAGCGCAACGAGCTGGGCGAGCTGGTCAACGAACTGGTGGTGATGTTCGGCCCCTACCAGCGCGAGCGCTGGCAGGTCGCCCACGACACCCGCCGGCTTGCGGAGGTGCCCAGCGTCGCGGTGTTCGGCTACCACCCGATCGGCGTCGAGCTGGAGAGCGTGCCGTCGTTCTACATGAGTTCGGTGTTCGGCGGACGGATGAGCCGCAACACCCGCCACTTCGCCAGCCCGCCGCTGGCCTTCGCCGCGATGCGCGAGGGGCAGGTGGATGCGGTGATGGCCATGCGCGGCGAGATCGACTGGCTGCTCCACGAGGCCGGTGATCCGCAGCTCAAGGCCGCCGACAACGCCTATCCGGAGATGGGGCGCCAGCAGTGGGACATCGGCATGGCGGTGCACGAGAGCAACCGCCAGCTGGCCTACGCCCTGGAGGGCGGGCTGGTCGAGCTGATCGGCTCCGGCGAACTGGCGAAGATCTACGCCCGCTACGGGCTGCGCTACGAGGTGCCGGAACTGTACGAGGGCGAGGTGCAGGCGCAGACCCGCGGCGACTGA
- a CDS encoding quinoprotein relay system zinc metallohydrolase 1 has protein sequence MRLFSLLVALFLSLPLAAAELVYALEPRRIAENTWLLEGSTENFAMSNGGDIVNVAFIVTEAGVVLIDTGISRRYGEALRAAIGRVTERPIVLVINTHHHPDHVFGNQAFGDVPIASLARTRELLAEQGAAFADNLYRLLGDWMRGTEVLLPGETLEPGVREIGGHRLRMLAFSGHTGADLAILDETTGVLFAADLVFYQRALTTPQTPGLQIWLDDLAALEKLPYALLVPGHGPVASGREPFAQMRDYLGWLDGLLRDSAAAGLDMNEVMNAPIPERFAAISQSRFELIRTVTHLYPKYEAQVFRQVNSD, from the coding sequence ATGCGTCTGTTCAGCCTGCTTGTGGCGCTCTTCCTCAGCCTGCCGCTGGCGGCGGCCGAGCTGGTCTACGCTCTCGAACCGCGCCGGATCGCCGAAAACACCTGGCTGCTGGAAGGCAGCACCGAAAACTTCGCCATGAGCAACGGTGGCGACATCGTCAACGTGGCGTTCATCGTCACCGAGGCCGGGGTGGTGCTGATCGATACCGGCATCTCCAGGCGCTACGGCGAGGCGCTGCGCGCCGCCATCGGCCGGGTCACCGAGCGGCCGATCGTCCTGGTGATCAACACCCACCATCACCCCGACCACGTGTTCGGCAACCAGGCCTTCGGCGACGTGCCCATCGCCTCGCTGGCGCGCACCCGCGAGCTGCTCGCCGAGCAGGGGGCGGCGTTCGCCGACAACCTGTATCGCCTGCTCGGCGACTGGATGCGCGGCACCGAGGTGCTGCTGCCGGGCGAGACGCTGGAGCCCGGCGTGCGCGAGATCGGCGGCCATCGCCTGCGCATGCTGGCCTTCAGCGGGCATACCGGCGCCGATCTGGCGATCCTCGACGAGACCACCGGGGTGCTGTTCGCCGCCGACCTGGTGTTCTACCAGCGCGCCCTGACCACCCCGCAGACGCCGGGGCTGCAGATCTGGCTGGACGATCTGGCCGCGCTGGAGAAGCTGCCCTATGCGCTGCTGGTGCCCGGCCATGGCCCGGTGGCCAGCGGGCGCGAGCCTTTCGCGCAGATGCGCGACTACCTCGGCTGGCTCGACGGCCTGCTGCGCGACTCGGCCGCCGCCGGCCTGGACATGAACGAGGTGATGAACGCGCCGATTCCCGAGCGCTTCGCGGCCATCAGCCAGAGCCGTTTCGAGCTGATCCGCACGGTCACCCACCTGTACCCGAAGTACGAGGCGCAGGTGTTCCGGCAGGTCAACAGCGACTGA
- a CDS encoding NAD(P)(+) transhydrogenase (Re/Si-specific) subunit beta, producing the protein MSMNLITSCYLVASICFIQALKGLSHPTSSRRGNLFGMVGMAIAVLTTVALIFKLGTEMATAGLGYVILGLLLGGTAGTLMAKRVEMTKMPELVAFMHSMIGLAAVFIAIAAVVEPQSLGIVAQLGEPIPAGNRLELFLGAAIGAITFSGSVIAFGKLSGKYRFRLFQGAPVTFAGQHWLNLALGLAILGLGLAFTFSGDLTAFAVLLALAFVIGVLIIIPIGGADMPVVVSMLNSYSGWAAAGIGFSLNNAMLIVAGSLVGSSGAILSYIMCKAMNRSFFNVILGGFGAEAGAGVQGGSQEQRPVKSGSADDAAFLLGNADSVIIVPGYGLAVARAQHALMELAEKLAQRGISVKYAIHPVAGRMPGHMNVLLAEAEVPYEQVFEMDDINPEFGQTDVVLVLGANDVVNPAAKTDPHSPIAGMPILDAYKARTVIVNKRSMASGYAGLDNELFYMDKSMMVFGDAKKVLEDMVKAVG; encoded by the coding sequence ATGAGCATGAACCTGATCACCAGCTGCTACCTGGTCGCCTCCATCTGCTTCATCCAGGCCCTCAAGGGCCTCTCCCACCCGACCAGCTCGCGCCGCGGCAACCTGTTCGGCATGGTCGGCATGGCCATCGCCGTGCTCACCACCGTCGCGCTGATCTTCAAGCTCGGCACCGAGATGGCCACCGCCGGCCTCGGCTACGTGATCCTCGGCCTGCTGCTCGGCGGCACGGCCGGCACGCTCATGGCCAAGCGCGTCGAGATGACCAAGATGCCCGAACTGGTCGCCTTCATGCACAGCATGATCGGCCTGGCCGCGGTGTTCATCGCCATCGCCGCGGTGGTCGAGCCGCAGTCGCTGGGCATCGTCGCGCAGCTGGGCGAGCCGATCCCCGCCGGCAACCGCCTGGAACTGTTCCTCGGCGCGGCCATCGGCGCCATCACCTTCTCCGGCTCGGTGATCGCCTTCGGCAAGCTGTCCGGCAAATACAGGTTCCGCCTGTTCCAGGGCGCCCCGGTGACCTTCGCCGGCCAGCACTGGCTGAACCTGGCCCTGGGCCTGGCCATCCTCGGCCTGGGTCTGGCCTTCACCTTCAGCGGTGACCTGACCGCCTTCGCCGTGCTGCTGGCGCTGGCCTTCGTCATCGGCGTGCTGATCATCATCCCGATCGGCGGCGCCGACATGCCGGTGGTGGTGTCGATGCTCAACAGCTACTCGGGCTGGGCGGCGGCCGGCATCGGCTTCTCGCTGAACAACGCGATGCTGATCGTCGCCGGCAGCCTGGTCGGATCGAGCGGCGCGATCCTCTCCTACATCATGTGCAAGGCGATGAACCGCTCGTTCTTCAACGTGATCCTCGGCGGCTTCGGCGCCGAAGCCGGCGCCGGCGTTCAGGGCGGCAGCCAGGAACAGCGCCCGGTGAAGAGCGGCTCGGCGGACGACGCCGCCTTCCTGCTGGGCAACGCCGACAGCGTGATCATCGTCCCCGGCTACGGCCTGGCGGTGGCGCGCGCCCAGCACGCGCTGATGGAACTGGCGGAGAAACTGGCGCAGCGCGGGATCAGCGTGAAATACGCCATCCACCCGGTGGCCGGGCGGATGCCGGGGCACATGAACGTGCTGCTGGCCGAAGCCGAGGTGCCCTACGAGCAGGTGTTCGAGATGGACGACATCAACCCCGAGTTCGGCCAGACCGACGTGGTGCTGGTGCTGGGCGCCAACGACGTGGTGAACCCGGCGGCGAAGACCGACCCGCACTCGCCGATTGCCGGGATGCCGATCCTCGACGCGTACAAGGCCAGAACCGTGATCGTCAACAAGCGCTCGATGGCCAGCGGCTACGCGGGTCTGGACAACGAACTGTTCTACATGGACAAGTCGATGATGGTGTTCGGCGACGCCAAGAAGGTGCTCGAAGACATGGTCAAGGCGGTCGGCTGA
- a CDS encoding quinoprotein dehydrogenase-associated SoxYZ-like carrier: protein MGLALGWLLLSGPLWAGESDPLQSPMWSFHQTRFLGAAPYEFDERVRLSAPPFAEDARQVPISIDATALGSEVVRILAWAELNPIPQIFSFFPTGPVAPRIALSIRVEQATPIRAAVLTRDGVWHVGSTRVDAAGGGCTAPSAVRAQGGWEDHLGEVFGARFPMGEGSRLRLRVSHPMDNGLSGGIPEFFIERAELRSEAGEVLASLELHPSVSENPTLTLQLGDREAGQRLWLRDNNGNEFEAAF from the coding sequence ATGGGCCTGGCGCTGGGCTGGCTGCTGTTGAGCGGCCCCTTGTGGGCCGGCGAGAGCGATCCGCTGCAGTCGCCGATGTGGAGTTTCCACCAGACGCGCTTTCTCGGCGCGGCGCCCTACGAGTTCGACGAGCGGGTGCGCCTGAGCGCGCCGCCGTTCGCCGAGGATGCCCGCCAGGTGCCGATCAGCATCGACGCCACGGCGCTGGGCAGCGAGGTGGTGCGCATCCTCGCCTGGGCCGAGCTCAATCCGATTCCGCAGATCTTCAGTTTCTTCCCCACGGGGCCGGTGGCGCCGCGCATCGCCCTGAGCATCCGCGTCGAGCAGGCCACGCCGATCCGCGCCGCGGTGCTGACCCGCGACGGCGTCTGGCATGTCGGCTCGACCCGCGTCGACGCCGCCGGCGGCGGCTGCACCGCGCCCAGCGCGGTGCGCGCCCAGGGCGGCTGGGAAGACCACCTCGGCGAGGTGTTCGGCGCACGCTTCCCGATGGGCGAGGGCAGCCGCCTGCGCCTGCGGGTGTCGCATCCGATGGACAACGGCCTGTCCGGCGGCATCCCCGAGTTCTTCATCGAGCGTGCCGAGCTGCGCAGCGAGGCCGGCGAGGTGCTGGCCAGCCTGGAGCTGCACCCCTCGGTGAGCGAGAACCCGACCCTGACCCTGCAGCTGGGCGACCGCGAGGCCGGCCAGCGCCTGTGGCTGCGCGACAACAACGGCAACGAATTCGAAGCGGCGTTCTGA
- a CDS encoding Re/Si-specific NAD(P)(+) transhydrogenase subunit alpha, translated as MQIGIPRETHDGETRVAATPETVRKFVAQGHQVVVEAGAGRAACITDGDYEAAGARLADAGAALGAELVLKVAAPSPVELAQMRPGAVLVGMLNPFDSAQIERMAAQGITAFALEAAPRTSRAQSLDVLSSQANVAGYKAVMLAVDHYPRFMPMLMTAAGTVKAARVLVLGAGVAGLQAIATARRLGAVIEASDVRPAVKEQVESLGAKFVDVPCETDEERECAEGVGGYARPMPASWMARQAQAVHERARQADIVITTALIPGRKAPTLLHEATVAEMKPGSVIIDLAAAQGGNCPLSVPGEVVVRHGVTLVGHTNLPALLPADASALYARNLLDFLKLVLDQDGRFHLDRDDDIVAACLMCEGGQVLRRNAA; from the coding sequence GTGCAGATAGGTATACCCCGCGAAACCCACGATGGCGAAACCCGCGTGGCCGCCACCCCGGAGACGGTCCGGAAGTTTGTCGCCCAGGGCCATCAGGTCGTCGTCGAGGCCGGCGCCGGGCGCGCCGCCTGCATCACCGACGGCGACTACGAGGCCGCCGGCGCCCGCCTGGCCGACGCCGGCGCCGCCCTCGGCGCCGAGCTGGTGCTCAAGGTCGCCGCCCCCAGTCCCGTCGAGCTGGCGCAGATGCGCCCGGGCGCGGTGCTGGTCGGCATGCTCAACCCCTTCGATAGCGCGCAGATCGAGCGCATGGCCGCGCAGGGCATCACCGCCTTCGCCCTGGAGGCGGCGCCGCGCACCTCGCGGGCGCAGAGCCTCGACGTGCTGTCCTCGCAGGCCAACGTCGCCGGCTACAAGGCGGTGATGCTCGCCGTCGACCACTACCCGCGCTTCATGCCGATGCTGATGACCGCCGCCGGCACGGTGAAGGCCGCCCGCGTGCTGGTGCTTGGCGCCGGCGTCGCCGGGCTGCAGGCGATTGCCACCGCGCGGCGCCTCGGCGCGGTGATCGAGGCCTCGGACGTGCGTCCGGCGGTCAAGGAGCAGGTGGAATCGCTCGGCGCCAAGTTCGTCGACGTGCCCTGCGAGACCGACGAGGAGCGCGAATGCGCCGAAGGCGTCGGCGGCTACGCGCGGCCGATGCCGGCCTCGTGGATGGCGCGCCAGGCCCAGGCGGTGCACGAGCGCGCCCGGCAGGCCGACATCGTCATCACCACCGCGCTGATCCCCGGGCGCAAGGCGCCGACCCTGCTGCACGAGGCCACCGTGGCCGAGATGAAGCCCGGCTCGGTGATCATCGACCTGGCCGCCGCCCAGGGCGGCAACTGCCCGCTGAGCGTGCCCGGCGAGGTGGTGGTGCGCCACGGCGTGACCCTGGTCGGCCACACCAACCTGCCGGCGCTGCTGCCGGCCGACGCCTCGGCCCTCTACGCGCGCAACCTGCTGGATTTCCTCAAGCTGGTGCTCGACCAGGACGGCCGCTTCCACCTCGACCGCGACGACGACATCGTCGCCGCCTGCCTGATGTGCGAAGGCGGCCAGGTGCTGCGCCGCAACGCCGCCTGA
- a CDS encoding NAD(P) transhydrogenase subunit alpha, with amino-acid sequence MDPISDGLYNLIIFVLAIYVGYHVVWNVTPALHTPLMAVTNAISAIVIVGAMLAAALTETGLGKTMGTLAVALAAVNVFGGFLVTRRMLDMFKKKAPKAPAEGR; translated from the coding sequence ATGGATCCGATCTCCGACGGTCTCTACAACCTGATCATCTTCGTGCTGGCGATCTACGTCGGCTACCACGTGGTGTGGAACGTCACCCCCGCACTGCACACCCCGCTGATGGCGGTCACCAACGCCATCTCCGCCATCGTCATCGTCGGCGCCATGCTGGCCGCGGCGCTGACCGAAACCGGCCTGGGCAAGACCATGGGCACCCTGGCCGTGGCCCTGGCCGCGGTCAACGTGTTCGGCGGCTTCCTGGTCACCCGGCGGATGCTCGACATGTTCAAGAAAAAGGCGCCGAAAGCCCCGGCGGAGGGTCGTTGA